One segment of Onychomys torridus chromosome 3, mOncTor1.1, whole genome shotgun sequence DNA contains the following:
- the Tmem106b gene encoding transmembrane protein 106B, which translates to MGKSLSHLPLHSNKEEGYDGVTSTDSMRNGLVSSEVQNEDGRNGDVSQFPYVEFTGRDSVTCPTCQGTGRIPRGQENQLVALIPYSDQRLRPRRTKLYVMASVSVCLLLSGLAVFFLFPRSIDVKYIGVKSAYVSYDFQKRTIYLNITNTLNITNNNYYSVEVENITAQVQFSKTVIGKARLNNITNIGPLDMKQIDYTVPTVIAEEMSYMYDFCTLISIKVHNIVLMMQVTVTTTYFGHSEQISQERYQYVDCGRNTTYQLAQSEYLNVLQPQQ; encoded by the exons ATGGGAAAGTCTCTTTCTCATTTACCTTTGCATTCAAATAAAGAAGAAGGTTACGATGGGGTCACCTCCACAGACAGCATGAGGAATGGGTTGGTTAGCAGCGAAGTCCAGAATGAAGATGGGAGAAATGGAGATGTCTCTCAGTTTCCGTATGTGGAATTTACTGGAAGAGACAGTGTCACTTGTCCCACTTGCCAAGGAACAGGAAGAATTCCGAGGG GGCAAGAAAACCAACTGGTGGCATTGATCCCATATAGTGATCAGCGGTTACGGCCAAGAAGAAC aaagctgTATGTGATggcatctgtgtctgtctgcttgcTCCTGTCTGGATTggctgtgtttttcctttttcctcgATCTATTGACGTGAAGTATATTGGCGTAAAATCAGCCTATGTCAGTTACGATTTTCAAAAGCGGaccatatatttaaatatcacG aacaCACTAAATATAACAAACAATAACTATTACTCCGTCGAAGTTGAAAACATCACTGCTCAAGTTCAATTTTCAAAAACGGTTATTGGAAAGGCACGCTTAAACAACATAACTAACATTGGCCCACTTGATATGAAGCAG ATTGATTATACGGTACCCACAGTTATTGCTGAGGAAATGAGTTACATGTA CGATTTCTGTACACTGATCTCCATCAAAGTACACAACATAGTACTCATGATGCA GGTAACTGTAACAACAACATACTTTGGACACTCTGAGCAAATATCTCAGGAGAGGTACCAGTATGTGGACTGCGGAAGGAACACCACTTACCAGTTGGCCCAGTCTGAGTATCTCAATGTGCTTCAGCCACAGCAGTGA